The DNA sequence TGAGGGGATAAGCGGCAACATTGACATCCGCAAGCCAATATCTCTTGGGCTGAGATTCAGGTTATCCAGTGACCAGCCCACCACAGCCGTGGAGGCGGAAAACACCGCCGTAAAAATCGAAAGTTCAAGGGCAAAAAATCTTCCTCTGAATTTATCTTCGATTTCTAAATGCGCGAGAGTTGTGCTGAAAAACCAGATAGATGCTCCTCCGAAAGTCATTGTAAATACGGATACAGAAGCCCACCATATATTCGGCGCAAAGCTGAATGCGACAAAGGAACCGGCTATCACCAGATAACCAAAGCCGATGGTGCGTCGCATAACCCGCTGACTTTCGCCGAAATATTTCCTTATCAATATTGGGCCGATAAAAGCCCCCATCCCTCTGGCGGAATATAAAAACCCTAATGCTGCGGACGCGCTTAAAACCTTTAATGAATAGACTCTTTCGGTAAATATTGGGAAAAGAGTTAAAATACCGCCCGTTAAAGCTAATCCGGGCTTCACTAAAATCAAACCAAGTCGGTAGGCATCTTCTTTGATATATTTTATACCGCGAATCAGCTGACTCACGCCGCCGCCGGTTTCTTTCTCCCCTGCGGCATCTTTTGATTTTAACGAAGGAATCAACCGGATAAAATATGCTGAAAGGAAAAACGTTGCGGAATCAATGATAAACGCCATATCCCTTCCCAGCCAAATCATAACCGCTCCGCCAATCGCAGCGCCCAAAGCGAGCATGGCTGACCATGTGCTTCCAGCGAGAGCGTTTGCCGCGACTATCTCATTTCGTTTGGTGATATTTGGAATCACAGCAGTTCGAGCAGGCTCAAAGAAGCTTGCGAAAACCATCTGAATCACCATAAGCGTGTATGCTATCCAAAGATGCTCTTTGGTTCTGAGAAATATAAATCCGATTACAAGAACGCCACGTAAAATATCAGACCAGATCATTATCTTCTTCCGGTCGAATCTGTCAACTATCACGCCGGCATAAGGACCGATGAAGAAATTAGGAAGTAACTTCGCTATCAGCACTCCGGCAACAGCTTCACCCGTTCCGGAAAGTTGAAATATGAGACTGTAAAGAGCGAGAGTGTTGAACCAATCGCCGAGGTTGCTGACTAACTGTCCGAGCCAGAGATTACGAAAATCGCGGTTACCCTTTATCAAAGACCAGTATGTTATTTTTGCCGCCAAGTCCGTCTTACCTTTCCGAATTTGTCTTGTGATTAATCCCGCTTAATATCATGCTTTAATTTTTCATATGCAATTATTTGAAAGCATAAAAAAACCCCGCTGATAAACAGCGGGGTCAATTTCACTTATCAAGCGTTTAATACATTCCGCCCATACCGCC is a window from the Candidatus Neomarinimicrobiota bacterium genome containing:
- a CDS encoding MFS transporter: MAAKITYWSLIKGNRDFRNLWLGQLVSNLGDWFNTLALYSLIFQLSGTGEAVAGVLIAKLLPNFFIGPYAGVIVDRFDRKKIMIWSDILRGVLVIGFIFLRTKEHLWIAYTLMVIQMVFASFFEPARTAVIPNITKRNEIVAANALAGSTWSAMLALGAAIGGAVMIWLGRDMAFIIDSATFFLSAYFIRLIPSLKSKDAAGEKETGGGVSQLIRGIKYIKEDAYRLGLILVKPGLALTGGILTLFPIFTERVYSLKVLSASAALGFLYSARGMGAFIGPILIRKYFGESQRVMRRTIGFGYLVIAGSFVAFSFAPNIWWASVSVFTMTFGGASIWFFSTTLAHLEIEDKFRGRFFALELSIFTAVFSASTAVVGWSLDNLNLSPRDIGLRMSMLPLIPSILWFLFLTKYKKRKRRKKSGKQWTPVQRQDGITEAFDMPPSDIVDEE